A stretch of Primulina tabacum isolate GXHZ01 chromosome 13, ASM2559414v2, whole genome shotgun sequence DNA encodes these proteins:
- the LOC142521861 gene encoding uncharacterized protein LOC142521861 — protein sequence MVNMEELVEQLEENPVEEEINEAVGDVEKESSSNFRWEPDPEVSHNWLKNVETQLQLLEIPEELRVGIVTPFLENRARKWWETVSPSLAEVEKITWQIFKREFLKQYYPAEFRLQKLGEFEKFKQAPDISVMEYTSRFNDLGTYVPTIMSDETLKMHRFKKGLNSRIQSALAVFKPNNFCGFDGRCNERRN from the exons atggtcaatatggaagaactcGTAGAACAACTGGAAGAGAACCCTGTGGAGGAAGAAATTAACGAGGCAGTAGGAGACGTAGAA AAGGAATCGAGTTCCAATTTTCGATGGGAACCCGACCCAGAGGTTAGCCACAACTGGCtcaagaacgtcgaaacacaactaCAGTTACTAGAGATACCTGAAGAACTGAGAGTGGGGATTGTAACACCGTTTTTGGAAAATCGAGCAAGGAAATGGTGGGAAACAGTGTCGCCATCTTTGGCAGAAGTGGAAAAGATCACATGGCAGatttttaagagagaatttttgaaacaatactaCCCCGCTGAATTTCGACTACAGAAGTTGGGTGAATTCGAAAAATTCAAACAAGCTCCGGACATCTCAGTGATGGAATACACTTCACGGTTCAACGATCTGggaacctatgtcccaacgATCATGTCAGATGAAACATTAAAAATGCATCGATTCAAGAAGGGACTCAACAGTCGAATTCAGTCGGCATTggcagtattcaagccaaacaaCTTTTGCGGATTTGATGGGCGCTGCAATGAGCGCAGAAACTGA